The Vicia villosa cultivar HV-30 ecotype Madison, WI unplaced genomic scaffold, Vvil1.0 ctg.002607F_1_1, whole genome shotgun sequence DNA segment CCCCTCAACAGAACTGCAGTAGACAGTTTTATCGTTCTTCAAAGCACAGCTGTCAAAAGCTAGCAGGTCCGTTACCGTGTGAAGGATCCAACCTCCCCGCAGCCTGAACAACTCGAATCCAACATTTTCAAGTTAAAGATCTAGGGCAGCTGCCGTGTGAAGGATCCAACCACCCCGCAGCCTGAACAACTCTAGTCCAACATTTTCAAGTTAAAGATCTAGGGCAGCTGCATTTACCTCGGTATTGAGGTAACCTAATCAAAGGCAGGAGTTGCCTTTTCTCTAGAGAAAGTATACTATCAATATCTTAGAGGAAATCAGTATGTTTGATTGCATACATAATGATATTACTAAAGATCCGAATGTCAAACTACAACCTAATCAAGGAGTCCTTTTCAAATCTAGAAAGGTACAAGAGGTTAATAAGGGAAGCTGAATTATTTGATCATGATGTAATCAGATATTTTCGTAAGCAGTTAGCATTGGTGGTCAATTCCTGAAATCTCCTGATAGCCATTAGGATGCAGTGATTAGAATTGAGATACATTAAAGGAGCCACCAGTAAAGGATTTGTTTGCACATACATAAGCAATCCTGATACTGCTGCACATGTATATATATTGGGCAGGTTGTCTATCTAATAGATGGCCACTCCATATCTAGATTTTATGGTCTTATATGAGACACTTTTGAAAATTAAGCACTAGAAGTCCCATTTGCGATAACCAAGTTGTCCTACATATTGCCTCTAATTCATTTTTTCATGAgcaaactaagaatattgaaatCAATTGTCATTTTATCAGTGAGAAGTTTGTGTCTAGATAAATTGCAACATCTTTTGTTGGTTCTAATGATCAATTAACAAATATTCTCACAAAATCTCTTTGAGGGTCATAGATAGTTTGCAATTGACAAGCTTTGAAGCATACAATTAATATGATCAAGCTTGAGTGAGAGTGTTGAGATATTACATAATAAATGGAATACTTGATTGAGATATTATTATCCATATTTTCTTCTAtgtaaatattttctatttccTTGTGTATATGTCTGATGTAATTAGTTAGGTATATGTCAGGTTTAATCCCTATAATCAGGGGATTTCTTTGAAcaaattttctttataaagacaAAATGTTGAGAGTTAATCTCTTACACTACTCAGCACCAAAACCTTATACTCAACTCAAACCATACAATTATAGTTAAATAAGCAAAACAAGGTACTGAGCAATACCTCTACCTCTGCCCCTTCCCCTTCCCCTTCCACGACCACGCCCCCTTCCACGCATCCTTGGTGAGCCTTCTGTATCAAAATTTATAGCTAAAATTTACACATGCCATAATAATTACAGCTTTTCattcttttaaaatatctaaGAAAAGATTATGAATTCACCTCCTTCCTCTTCATATTCATTCAAAGGTTTTACTTGATCAGCCGGTATAGGAGGTTGATATCTGCATGAAGAAAAACAATTAAGAACTTGCCACAGAGAATACATTTAAAGAAATAGCAAAATAATATTCCAAACATAGTGTGAAAGACAGCCAGATTTGTATAAAATATAAATGATGGCTGAACATTAATACTTAAAGAATTGAACATTTAATATAATCCGTTAATTAGAAAAGATGAAAATTAAAAGTACTATCAGAAACTAGAAACTAGAAACTGATAGACTACTAGGTTAATGAAAACAAACCCTTCCATCAATCTACATTGAAGCCAGGTAACAATAAGTACAGCAGCACGGCACATGTAGTATTACCACACTACCAGAAGTCTAGGGATCTAACTTGCTATGAAGCATTGACACAACTCAAGtagtttaaataaaaatatgtaagcTTATTAAAAGACAAAGCATCTGACAAAATAATTTAGAGCTACAATATAATGGAAGTCCTTACCCTGTTGAGGACGTATCCAGCTCTTTCTTCGACAACGTAATTGTGATCATTGAAACATGTCTCGTAGTTTCCAAACTGTGCAAgcaaatcacaaaacagaaaacacaaaacaaaaacaatcacACCCATGCATACATAAATCATTCATTAAATCAGCATAACGGAAACAAACAACAGTTAGCCATACGGAAGAAGGCCTTCTTCAAGTGGTTCCCAAGTGTCGGTTATATCGGTCGATCCAATAACTGTGTTCTGATGCAGACCAACAATCCTTCTCTTTATTAGCTCAGTAATCGTTACAGTCTTATTAATTGCACGTCCCATCGCTTTCAGAACGATTTCATCAGTTCCTTTCTCCTACACAAAACACATGCAGTGCAAAATTCAACCAAAATTAAACACTATCGATAATAAATCCTACCAAAAGTACTTCAATCAAGAACAAGAAAAAGAATGCATAAAGTTATAACTAACCTGAAAGAGAGTTGTAGCATAGGTGATATAGTTCCTCATCCGTCCTTGAGTAGTAATGCGGATCTCATTTTCGTTAATTGGAGTATCTGCTTTCGGCTTCTCCACCCTCTGGTATCTATCCATCTGAACACAGAAACAAAAATCAATTAATCAGAAATATTGAATCGAATCGAAGCATTAATTGAAGAATCTAGGGTTTATAATatcagagagagaaagagagatacCGTTTGTGTTGTGCGTGAGTGAGATGGAAGCGAGGGTTGGGTTGGTGGCTACGGGGCGAATGTGTCAATGTTATTATGAGTTTGGGGATATGGATGTTATTTGTGGTTTCGATTTCAGGCCGAGAGCGAGAGAGAAAAAGTTACAGTCAGGGATTGGAATGTGTATGTATGGAAAAAAAAAGGCCCAAGCAGAATGAAAGCCTGATGCGGTCATATCGCCGGTTAGATCGCTAAACTCATCTGGACCATTCCTGTCCTAACAGTTATCCATTGGGCTTTTGTGGCCTAGCCcacttattaaaaattaatattacgttttttttttataaattctaaaaataaaaaataaataacagtTTATCTTTACTTTTCTCCAATATAATAATTTGGTTATGCAATGATTTTACGACTTTTGTCTTTTACATTGTATTAAACGTCTATTTAGCATAtaa contains these protein-coding regions:
- the LOC131639366 gene encoding uncharacterized protein LOC131639366 isoform X1, encoding MDRYQRVEKPKADTPINENEIRITTQGRMRNYITYATTLFQEKGTDEIVLKAMGRAINKTVTITELIKRRIVGLHQNTVIGSTDITDTWEPLEEGLLPLETTRHVSMITITLSKKELDTSSTGYQPPIPADQVKPLNEYEEEGAINFDTEGSPRMRGRGRGRGRGRGRGRGRGIYNGGMEYGDGWDGGRGYGGRGRGRAWGRAFQGRGRGYGAQPVGYYDNGEYDAPPAPRGRGRGRGRGRGRDAGRGAAA
- the LOC131639366 gene encoding uncharacterized protein LOC131639366 isoform X3, with amino-acid sequence MDRYQRVEKPKADTPINENEIRITTQGRMRNYITYATTLFQEKGTDEIVLKAMGRAINKTVTITELIKRRIVGLHQNTVIGSTDITDTWEPLEEGLLPLETTRHVSMITITLSKKELDTSSTGYQPPIPADQVKPLNEYEEEGGSPRMRGRGRGRGRGRGRGRGRGIYNGGMEYGDGWDGGRGYGGRGRGRAWGRAFQGRGRGYGAQPVGYYDNGEYDAPPAPRGRGRGRGRGRGRDAGRGAAA
- the LOC131639366 gene encoding uncharacterized protein LOC131639366 isoform X2 codes for the protein MDRYQRVEKPKADTPINENEIRITTQGRMRNYITYATTLFQEKGTDEIVLKAMGRAINKTVTITELIKRRIVGLHQNTVIGSTDITDTWEPLEEGLLPLETTRHVSMITITLSKKELDTSSTGYQPPIPADQVKPLNEYEEEGEGSPRMRGRGRGRGRGRGRGRGRGIYNGGMEYGDGWDGGRGYGGRGRGRAWGRAFQGRGRGYGAQPVGYYDNGEYDAPPAPRGRGRGRGRGRGRDAGRGAAA